The genomic interval ATCATTCAGGACTTAGATATAACCTTTATACATCCTTCATTTTGATCCTGCATTTTAAATTCAATATCTTCCACTACATACACATCGCACAGAGACCCTTCAGTTCTATTAATGCGGATAAGGTATAGACCATTGCTTATTTCAATAATCGCCTTCATGCTGTTTCCTCCTGCTCATCTTTGCTAAAACCGTTTGAGCGACTTGTTGTTTAAAGGTCTTAAATAAAGCTTAATCCTTATCAAGGCCTGTGTTCTATGACGTTCTTCTAAAAAATTTGAGTTTTTGTCTAAAAATTATGTGGTTGCAAGTTTAAATATAGCGATATCCAGACATAATGGCTTAATAAGCAGGATTCGAGATATAGCAATTTTATGTGGGTTAAAGGGACATATTCAGATAACACCCCAGGTTGTTATAATCTTTTCTGCTACGTGCATCACCAGCGGGAGTGTTATAAATGCCGACACTGTGGTTACAACAATGCTTAGTGCAGCAAGTTCCACATCAAGGCAAAATCGAGATGCTATCAATAGGGATAGTACCATTGTTGGCATCGCCCCCTCAATGAGGCATGATGATAGTGCCACGCCATTAAGTCCAAGAGACCGTGCTACTACCAGCGAGATAAAAGGCATTATAAGAAGCTTTATAATTACTGCTGGGGCTATGCTTACTGTATGTCTTTGCTTTGGCATTGAGACACTGAGGCCAATACTAAAGGTCATCAATGGAACTACGAGGCTACTAAGCATCTCAAGAGGCCTGATAAAAAAGGCTGGCATACTTGCATTTGAAAGATTCAGCATCATACCGACTGCTAATCCCCAGATGGGTGAAAGGGTTAGAATTGTTTTTATAGATTTGGAGACCCTGAATGGTTCACTTCTCCCATAATGTGATGCCACAGCAACCCCGACTGTCCAGAGGAAAAGCGTGCTCCCAAAAAAGGCATAAAAGAGTACATACTTTCCTGCCTCCTGACCATAAAGGCATGTTATCACAGGAAGCCCCAGATAGAGGTTATTACCAAATATGGATGCAAGGATCAAGGTGCCTTTTTCCTTTGGGCTGATGTTAAAGCGTTTTCCGAGGAGGGTGTAAATAGCGAATGAAAGGGCTAAGGTAAATGCGAGGGTCAGGAGTGCTGATGGTGAAAGGAGTAATGTGTCCGTGTCAATCTTTGCTCTGTATACCACTATTACACATAGTGCTGGTAGAAATATATTAAAGACCAATGCATTAATGGCCTTTTTCAGTGACACAATATTCACTTCCGCAGGCATCACCTGTTTGAACAGGAAACCTGCGAAGATTATGAGCCCGAGCTCTAAAAGGACCTTCTGCATAAAATTTTCGTCAGGACTTTAAGTGCTTCTCAATTAATTTTGCTCTATCAATTTTCTCTTACATGGCGTGCATTTTTTTCATTCGTAAGCTTTAAGTATGACCATTTATATCTTTTCCTTTGTTACCTCTTTTGAATTACATTTTGGACATGTCGTTTCAATAGAAAGACTCTTATCCTGCAAAGAACTCAATAAATACGACAAAGCTGTTTCACAGTTTTTACATTTCACTTGAAATAAGGTTTCTTTTTTCTCTTCTATCGGTACAGACTTTCCACCCCCGCAAGAACCAGATACACGTTGCCCGCATTGGCATGTTGCTGAGAAGCTAAATGGGAGAGAATGATTATTATCACTAAATCCACAGGTTGCAACCCACCTACTGCAATTTCCACAATAAAAATCATGCGCCATAAAACACCTCCTGTTAAAATAGTAGAGCTTTTCTAAGAACTTGTAATCCCTTGAAAATCAAGGAATTACTTACAAAAGCAAGGAATCTCAGCTTACCGCAATTCGTCATTCCGCAGACTTCAGCGGTTATTGATATTTTCCTCTCATACGGTAGTTTTCAATGCTGTCTCTCTCAATATCCAGAATTAACCTCCTCGTCATTTCTTTGTAAACCTTACATGTACTTTTTTCGACGACGTGTATTGTTTTATACTTCTTTTCGAGTGGTCCCAAACAAAATCCTGAACAAAAACTTTCAATTTCACAACCAGCACATTCCGAAGCATTGCGGAACGTTCGCAGCGCATATCCTTTAT from Nitrospirota bacterium carries:
- a CDS encoding AEC family transporter, yielding MQKVLLELGLIIFAGFLFKQVMPAEVNIVSLKKAINALVFNIFLPALCVIVVYRAKIDTDTLLLSPSALLTLAFTLALSFAIYTLLGKRFNISPKEKGTLILASIFGNNLYLGLPVITCLYGQEAGKYVLFYAFFGSTLFLWTVGVAVASHYGRSEPFRVSKSIKTILTLSPIWGLAVGMMLNLSNASMPAFFIRPLEMLSSLVVPLMTFSIGLSVSMPKQRHTVSIAPAVIIKLLIMPFISLVVARSLGLNGVALSSCLIEGAMPTMVLSLLIASRFCLDVELAALSIVVTTVSAFITLPLVMHVAEKIITTWGVI